A window from Symbiopectobacterium purcellii encodes these proteins:
- the rlmKL gene encoding bifunctional 23S rRNA (guanine(2069)-N(7))-methyltransferase RlmK/23S rRNA (guanine(2445)-N(2))-methyltransferase RlmL: MNSLFASTARGLEELLKSELEALGAQECSLVQGGVHFQGDDRLMYHSLLWSRLASRILLPLGECKVYSDLDLYLGVQAIDWTSVFSVDSAFVVHFTGTNDEIRNSQYGAQKVKDAIVDSFVRKTGQRPNVAKQQPDIRINVFLQRETASIALDLSGEGLHQRGYREGTGAAPLKENLAAAIVQRSGWQPGTPMIDPLCGSGTLLIEAAMMAADRAPGLRRDHWGFSAWLNHNADLWREVVAEAQVRAKQGLQTTTSRFYGSDNDSRVIELARANARRAGVSELITLSVQDAVQLRNPLPQGPVGTVLSNPPYGERLESEPALIALHNMLGRKLKSEFGGWTLSLFSASPELLTSLPLRAERQFKAKNGPLDCVQKNYRISAAPEAPAGEATVPRVSAEVAPDFANRLRKNCRKLEKWAKQQGIECYRLYDADLPEYNVAIDRYGSWVVVQEYAPPKTVDPQKARQRVFDIINATLHVLELPANRLVLKTRERQKGKSQYEKLAQKGDFLLMQEYNAKLWVNLTDYLDTGLFLDHRIARKMLGEMSKGKDFLNLFAYTGTASVHAGLGGARSTTTVDMSRTYLEWAEKNLSSNGLAGCQHRLIQADCLGWMQETREQFDLIFIDPPTFSNSKRMADAFDVQRDHLGLMKDLQRMLRRGGTILFSNNKRGFQMDLAGIAALGLHATEISEKTLSLDFARNRQIHNCWLLRHAGEEK, encoded by the coding sequence ATGAATTCTCTGTTTGCCAGCACGGCGCGTGGTCTGGAAGAACTGCTTAAAAGTGAACTTGAAGCATTGGGTGCGCAGGAATGCAGCCTGGTTCAAGGCGGCGTGCATTTTCAGGGTGACGACCGTTTGATGTATCACAGCTTGCTGTGGAGTCGCCTGGCATCACGTATCTTATTGCCGCTCGGTGAATGCAAGGTCTACAGCGATCTCGATCTCTACCTCGGCGTTCAGGCGATTGACTGGACCTCGGTGTTCTCGGTTGACAGCGCCTTTGTGGTCCACTTTACCGGCACTAACGACGAAATTCGTAATTCTCAGTACGGCGCGCAGAAAGTAAAAGATGCCATTGTCGACAGCTTCGTGCGTAAAACCGGTCAGCGCCCCAACGTGGCAAAACAGCAACCGGATATTCGCATCAATGTGTTTCTGCAACGTGAGACGGCCAGCATTGCGCTGGATCTCAGCGGCGAAGGTTTACACCAGCGCGGTTACCGTGAAGGCACCGGCGCTGCGCCGTTGAAAGAAAACCTGGCCGCGGCCATTGTGCAGCGCTCAGGTTGGCAACCAGGTACTCCAATGATCGATCCGCTGTGCGGCTCCGGTACGTTGTTGATTGAGGCTGCCATGATGGCCGCCGATCGCGCACCGGGTCTGCGCCGCGATCATTGGGGATTCAGCGCCTGGCTGAACCATAACGCCGATTTGTGGCGTGAGGTGGTGGCTGAGGCGCAGGTGAGGGCCAAACAAGGCCTGCAAACCACCACCTCCCGTTTTTACGGTTCAGACAACGACAGCCGGGTGATTGAGTTGGCGCGCGCCAATGCGCGCCGTGCGGGTGTCAGCGAATTGATAACCCTCTCGGTACAGGATGCGGTGCAACTGCGCAATCCTTTGCCGCAAGGGCCGGTAGGCACGGTGCTCAGTAACCCGCCTTACGGTGAGCGTTTGGAGAGTGAACCCGCGCTGATTGCCTTGCACAATATGCTGGGGCGCAAGCTGAAAAGTGAGTTTGGGGGCTGGACGCTGTCGCTGTTCAGTGCATCACCGGAACTGTTAACCAGCCTGCCGTTGCGCGCTGAACGCCAGTTTAAGGCCAAAAACGGGCCGCTGGATTGCGTACAGAAAAACTACCGTATCAGCGCTGCGCCTGAGGCCCCGGCGGGTGAAGCCACTGTGCCGCGCGTCAGCGCTGAAGTGGCACCGGATTTTGCCAACCGCCTGCGCAAAAACTGCCGTAAACTGGAAAAATGGGCTAAGCAGCAAGGTATAGAATGCTATCGCCTGTATGACGCCGATCTGCCGGAATACAATGTGGCTATCGATCGCTATGGCAGTTGGGTGGTGGTACAGGAATACGCGCCGCCGAAAACCGTCGATCCGCAAAAAGCACGCCAGCGCGTGTTTGATATCATCAACGCGACGTTGCACGTGTTGGAACTGCCCGCCAACCGTTTGGTATTAAAAACCCGCGAGCGGCAAAAGGGCAAAAGTCAGTATGAAAAACTGGCGCAGAAGGGCGATTTTCTGCTGATGCAGGAGTATAACGCCAAGCTGTGGGTGAATCTGACCGATTATCTGGATACCGGGCTGTTTCTCGATCACCGTATCGCGCGCAAGATGCTGGGGGAGATGAGTAAAGGAAAAGATTTCCTGAACCTGTTTGCTTATACCGGCACGGCCAGCGTCCACGCGGGGCTGGGCGGCGCGCGCAGTACGACCACGGTGGATATGTCACGTACCTATCTGGAATGGGCAGAGAAAAACCTGAGTAGCAATGGCCTGGCGGGTTGTCAGCATCGCCTTATTCAGGCGGATTGCTTAGGCTGGATGCAGGAAACCCGCGAACAGTTTGACCTTATTTTTATCGATCCGCCCACGTTCTCAAACTCGAAACGCATGGCCGATGCCTTTGACGTGCAACGCGACCACCTGGGGCTGATGAAAGATTTGCAACGTATGCTGCGTCGAGGCGGTACCATTCTGTTTTCCAACAACAAACGCGGTTTCCAGATGGATCTGGCGGGTATTGCAGCCCTTGGGCTTCACGCCACGGAGATCAGCGAGAAAACCCTTTCATTAGATTTTGCCCGCAATCGTCAGATCCACAACTGCTGGCTGTTGCGACACGCGGGCGAGGAAAAGTAA
- the pqiA gene encoding membrane integrity-associated transporter subunit PqiA, whose product MLCPQCDLLVELPSLMHGQKAVCPRCKTTLANRQNQARQRSIGFAFSALLMLVFANAFPFVYMRVAGITSEISLFEIPQVMVSDNYASVAFLFMLFVQVIPAFSMVMVILLSLHSAMPSRIKRLMATWLFWLKSWGMAEIFLAGVLVSFVKLMSYGDIGVGTGFVPYVLFCLLQLLAYQSLDRRSVWNDVAPAPQLFFAPEAGRSGLAQGLRSCSCCTAILPAERWECPRCHRHGHARRKNSLQWTLALLLTSVLLYIPSNLLPIMITEALGSSETSTIMSGVILLWGMGSYPVALVIFIASIMVPSLKMLALAWLCWSAAGNGRQDNERLHVVYEMVEFVGRWSMIDVFVIAVLSAMVRIGQLMSVYPAIGAVLFALVVILTMFAAMTFDPRLLWDRQRDNDQEGSAIGEK is encoded by the coding sequence ATGTTGTGCCCCCAGTGCGATTTACTGGTGGAATTACCCTCCCTGATGCATGGGCAGAAGGCGGTGTGTCCGCGCTGCAAAACCACGTTGGCCAACCGTCAGAATCAGGCGCGTCAGCGCTCGATCGGTTTTGCCTTCAGTGCCCTGCTGATGCTGGTCTTTGCGAACGCCTTTCCGTTTGTTTATATGCGCGTAGCGGGCATTACCAGTGAGATATCCTTGTTCGAGATCCCGCAGGTGATGGTGTCCGATAATTACGCCAGCGTCGCCTTCCTGTTTATGCTATTTGTTCAGGTGATCCCGGCGTTCTCCATGGTGATGGTTATCCTGCTGTCGCTGCACTCCGCAATGCCATCACGGATCAAACGACTGATGGCTACCTGGCTCTTCTGGTTAAAAAGCTGGGGAATGGCCGAAATCTTTCTTGCTGGCGTGCTGGTGAGTTTCGTGAAGCTGATGTCTTATGGTGACATTGGCGTCGGTACCGGTTTTGTTCCCTACGTATTGTTTTGTCTGCTGCAACTGCTGGCTTATCAAAGTCTGGATCGGCGCAGCGTGTGGAATGATGTAGCCCCTGCGCCGCAACTGTTCTTTGCTCCGGAGGCTGGGCGATCGGGTTTGGCGCAAGGATTGCGGTCTTGCTCCTGCTGTACGGCAATATTGCCCGCCGAACGGTGGGAATGCCCACGGTGTCATCGCCACGGCCATGCACGACGTAAAAACAGCCTGCAATGGACGCTGGCGCTGCTATTGACCTCGGTATTGCTCTATATTCCGTCTAACCTGCTGCCTATCATGATAACCGAGGCGTTGGGGAGTAGCGAAACGTCCACCATTATGTCGGGGGTTATTCTGCTGTGGGGGATGGGGTCTTATCCGGTGGCGCTGGTTATCTTTATTGCCAGCATTATGGTGCCGTCGCTGAAAATGTTGGCGCTGGCGTGGTTGTGCTGGAGTGCGGCGGGCAACGGGCGTCAGGACAATGAGCGTTTGCACGTGGTGTATGAAATGGTGGAATTTGTCGGTCGCTGGTCAATGATCGATGTATTCGTCATTGCGGTACTGTCTGCCATGGTGCGCATCGGCCAGTTAATGAGTGTTTATCCGGCAATCGGCGCGGTGTTGTTCGCGTTGGTGGTCATTTTGACCATGTTTGCCGCCATGACGTTTGATCCCCGTTTGTTGTGGGATCGCCAGCGTGATAATGATCAAGAGGGATCAGCCATTGGCGAAAAATAA
- a CDS encoding ABC transporter ATP-binding protein, with protein MSLISVSDAWLSFSDAPLLDNTELHIEENERVCLVGRNGAGKSTLLKILAREVRLDDGRIVYEQDLIVSRLQQDPPRDVVGSVFDFVAEGVAEQADYLKRYHEALRLVEQDPSDKNLNLLAVLQETLETQGLWQLENRIHDVLDQLGLTADAPLSSLSGGWLRKAALGRALVSGPKVLLLDEPTNHLDIETIDWLEGFLKTFQGSIVFISHDRSFIRNMATRIVDLDRGKLVSWPGNYDKYLLGKEEALRVEDLQNAEFDRKLAQEEVWIRQGIKARRTRNEGRVRALKAMRQERSQRREVLGSAKMQVEEAARSGKIVFELENVDYHIGDKNLVQGFSAQVLRSDKIALVGPNGCGKTTLLKLMLGSLQASHGRVHCGTKLEVAYFDQHRAELDPERTVMDNLAEGKQEVMVNGRSRHVLGYLQDFLFHPKRAMTPVKALSGGERNRLLLARLFLKPSNLLILDEPTNDLDVETLELLEELIDSYQGTVLLVSHDRQFVDNSVTECWIFEGDGRINRYVGGYYDAQQQRAEAVPLRKSQPAAAEKSAESKETAQSAPSAKRQTGKLSYNQQRELEQLPEKLEQLEQSIAALQAQMNDADFFTRSRDETQNVLNALAEAEQALEVCFERWEALETQRNG; from the coding sequence ATGTCATTAATTAGCGTCTCGGATGCCTGGCTGTCGTTCAGCGATGCGCCTTTACTTGATAACACCGAACTGCACATTGAAGAAAATGAACGCGTCTGCCTGGTGGGGCGTAACGGTGCGGGGAAATCGACCCTGTTGAAAATTCTGGCGCGCGAAGTGCGGTTGGATGATGGGCGTATTGTTTATGAACAAGATCTGATCGTTTCCCGCTTGCAGCAGGACCCGCCGCGTGACGTGGTGGGCAGCGTATTTGACTTTGTGGCGGAAGGGGTGGCCGAGCAGGCCGATTACCTGAAACGCTATCATGAAGCTTTGCGCCTGGTCGAACAGGATCCCAGCGACAAGAACCTCAATCTGTTGGCGGTGCTGCAGGAAACGTTGGAAACCCAAGGCCTGTGGCAATTGGAAAATCGCATCCACGACGTGTTGGACCAATTGGGACTCACAGCTGATGCGCCATTGTCCTCACTCTCGGGTGGCTGGCTACGCAAGGCTGCGCTGGGCCGCGCATTGGTCAGCGGACCGAAAGTGTTGCTGCTTGATGAGCCGACCAACCACCTGGATATCGAGACCATCGACTGGCTGGAAGGTTTCCTCAAAACGTTTCAGGGCAGCATCGTTTTCATCTCCCATGACCGTTCCTTTATTCGCAACATGGCGACACGCATTGTCGATCTCGATCGCGGTAAACTGGTCTCCTGGCCTGGCAATTACGATAAGTACCTGCTGGGTAAAGAAGAAGCGTTACGAGTGGAAGATCTGCAAAATGCTGAGTTCGATCGCAAACTGGCGCAGGAAGAGGTGTGGATCCGTCAGGGCATCAAGGCGCGTCGCACGCGTAACGAAGGCCGGGTGCGTGCGCTGAAAGCCATGCGTCAGGAGCGTTCACAGCGTCGCGAAGTGTTAGGCTCAGCCAAAATGCAGGTGGAAGAAGCAGCGCGTTCCGGCAAGATCGTGTTTGAACTGGAAAACGTCGATTATCATATCGGTGATAAAAATCTGGTGCAGGGGTTCTCTGCTCAGGTGCTGCGTAGTGACAAGATAGCGCTGGTGGGGCCAAACGGCTGTGGCAAAACCACGCTGTTGAAACTGATGTTGGGCTCCCTGCAAGCGTCGCACGGTCGTGTTCATTGCGGCACCAAGCTCGAAGTGGCCTATTTCGACCAACACCGCGCGGAGCTCGATCCTGAGCGTACCGTGATGGACAACCTGGCCGAAGGCAAACAGGAAGTGATGGTGAATGGCCGTTCTCGCCATGTGCTGGGCTATCTGCAAGATTTCCTGTTCCACCCCAAACGGGCAATGACGCCGGTAAAAGCCCTGTCAGGCGGTGAACGCAACCGACTGCTGCTGGCGCGATTGTTCCTCAAACCCAGCAACCTGCTGATCCTTGACGAACCGACCAACGATCTTGATGTGGAAACGCTGGAGTTGCTGGAAGAACTGATCGATAGCTATCAAGGTACCGTGCTGCTGGTGAGTCACGACCGTCAGTTTGTCGATAACTCGGTCACCGAGTGCTGGATTTTCGAAGGGGATGGGCGTATTAACCGCTATGTAGGCGGTTATTATGATGCGCAGCAACAGCGTGCTGAAGCCGTGCCGCTGCGTAAATCTCAGCCTGCGGCGGCGGAAAAATCCGCAGAGAGCAAAGAGACGGCCCAGAGCGCACCCAGCGCTAAACGTCAAACCGGTAAACTCAGTTATAACCAGCAGCGTGAACTGGAACAACTGCCTGAGAAACTGGAGCAGTTAGAGCAGTCCATCGCGGCGTTACAAGCGCAAATGAACGATGCCGATTTCTTTACGCGTTCGCGCGATGAAACGCAGAACGTTCTCAACGCACTGGCAGAAGCGGAGCAGGCGTTGGAAGTGTGTTTTGAGCGCTGGGAAGCGTTGGAAACGCAAAGAAACGGCTAA
- a CDS encoding YcbX family protein encodes MIGVSQLYVHPVKSLRGLQLSHALATPSGLAYDRSFMVTEPDGTFITARQFPEMVLFTQALLPDGLFLTAPDGAQALVRYTDFAHTPQPTEVWGTHFSACIAPDNINQWLSGYFKRPVQLHWVGDTPSRRVKRFPDIPLGFADGYPYLLVNEASFQALRQRCSAGIKLIQFRPNIVVTGADAFAEDGWQTLRIGEVTFDVVKPCSRCVLTTVSTERGRKHPSGEPLATLQAFRTAENGDVDFGQNMVARQSGIIRVGDSVEVLATKPARRYGAGIPAATLEAPVQAEQGLSLHYQGKTLSGNNQQILLEQLEQHGVRVPYSCRAGVCGCCKITLVSGEVSPLKQGAVREDGTILACSCVPQGNLVLA; translated from the coding sequence ATGATTGGTGTTTCCCAACTGTACGTTCATCCGGTTAAATCCTTGCGCGGCTTGCAACTTTCCCATGCGTTGGCAACGCCCAGTGGTCTGGCGTATGACCGTTCCTTTATGGTGACGGAACCCGATGGGACCTTTATCACTGCGCGCCAGTTCCCCGAAATGGTGCTGTTTACACAGGCCTTGCTGCCTGACGGCCTGTTTCTCACCGCGCCTGACGGCGCTCAGGCGTTAGTACGCTATACGGATTTCGCCCACACGCCACAGCCTACTGAGGTCTGGGGCACACATTTTTCTGCCTGCATCGCGCCCGATAACATCAACCAGTGGCTGAGCGGCTATTTCAAACGTCCGGTGCAGTTGCACTGGGTGGGTGACACGCCCTCTCGTCGCGTAAAGCGTTTTCCCGACATTCCGTTGGGTTTCGCTGACGGTTACCCTTATCTGTTGGTCAATGAGGCCTCTTTTCAGGCACTGCGCCAGCGTTGCAGCGCCGGGATAAAACTGATTCAATTTCGCCCTAATATCGTGGTGACCGGCGCTGACGCCTTCGCGGAAGACGGCTGGCAGACGCTGCGTATCGGTGAGGTGACCTTTGACGTTGTCAAACCGTGCAGCCGCTGCGTATTGACCACGGTAAGCACGGAGCGCGGGCGCAAACATCCCTCGGGAGAGCCGCTCGCCACGCTGCAAGCCTTCCGCACGGCGGAAAACGGTGATGTGGATTTTGGTCAGAACATGGTGGCGCGTCAAAGCGGTATCATTCGCGTGGGCGATAGCGTCGAGGTGCTGGCAACCAAGCCAGCGCGTCGCTATGGTGCAGGAATTCCGGCCGCTACGCTGGAAGCGCCGGTTCAGGCGGAACAAGGCCTTTCCCTGCACTATCAGGGCAAAACGCTGTCAGGGAATAATCAGCAGATTTTGTTAGAGCAGCTAGAGCAGCACGGCGTGCGCGTGCCCTATTCTTGCCGGGCGGGTGTGTGCGGTTGTTGCAAAATAACGCTGGTCAGCGGCGAGGTTTCGCCCTTAAAGCAAGGTGCAGTGCGCGAGGATGGCACTATTCTGGCGTGCAGTTGCGTGCCACAGGGCAACCTGGTGCTTGCCTGA